The Brachyspira hyodysenteriae ATCC 27164 sequence GAGCAGTTGGTAGCTCGTTGGGCTCATAACCCAAAGGCCGTAGGTTCAAGTCCTGCCCCCGCTAATAGCCAATAATAAAGGCTTATTTATTCTGGCGGCGTGGCTCAGGTGGTTAGAGCATGCGGCTCATATCCGCAGTGTCAGGGGTTCAAGTCCCTTCGCCGCTAATAATTTTATAAAAAGGCAGGTGAGTGAATTGGTAAGAGTATTCGCTAATGAAGGCGAACCAGTAGAAAGCGTTATTAAAAGATTCCGCAGAGCTTGTGAAAATGAAGGCATCTTACAGGATCTTAAAGAAAAACAATTCTATAAAAAACCTTCTCTTGAGAAAAAACTTCAAAGAGAAAAAGCTCTTAAGAGAATGAAGAGAAAAATCAAAAAAGAACGCAGACTTGGTTTGTTATGATTAATCTGTTTTTTTATTCAAAGCATTGATATTATGTATCAATGCTTTTTTTAATCTAATTAACATACACACTTGAAAATATTTATTATTTAATGTATAATGCTCACAATTTTAAAATGAAATAATTTTAAAATATTAATTAATGCTAATAATTTAATTTAATAATACTAAGGAGAAAATATATGGCAGCAAAACAGCTATTATTTGATGAAGAAGCTAGACGTGCCCTTATGAGAGGTGTAGATGCTTTAGCTAATGCCGTAAAGGTAACTTTAGGACCGCGTGGACGTAATGTTGTAATAGACAAAAAATTCGGTCCTCCTACTATAATAAATGATGGTGTAACTATCGCTAAAGAAATAGAATTAGAAGATCCATTTGAAAATATGGGTGCTCAAATAGTTAAAGAAGTAGCTACTAAAACTAATGATGTTGCTGGTGACGGTACTACTACTGCTACAGTTTTAGCTCAAGCTATGGTAAAAGAAGGTTTGAAAAATGTAACTAGCGGTGCTAATCCTATGCTTATTAAAAGAGGTATAGAAAAAGCTGTTAGTGAAATAGTTGCTCATATCAAATCTGAAGCTAAACAAATCAAAGGTAAAGAAGAGATCGCTCAAGTTGCTACTATTTCTGCTAATAATGATAAAGAAATTGGTTCTTTAATCAGTGATGCTATGGAAAAAGTTGGTAAAGAAGGTGTTATCACTGTTGAAGAAGCTAAATCTTTAGAAACTAGCCTTTCTTTAGTTGAAGGTATGCAGTTTGACAGAGGTTATATTTCTCCATATTTCGTAACTAATGGAGACAGCATGACTGCTGAATTAGAAGATGCTTTACTTCTTATTTATGACAAAAAAATCTCTAATATGAAAGAACTTCTTCCTATACTTGAGAAAATTGCTCAAACAGGAAAACCTTTCATTATTATTGCTGAAGATATTGAAAATGAAGCTTTAGCTACTTTAGTACTTAACAAAATGAGAGGAGTATTAAATGTATGTGCAGTTAAAGCTCCTGGTTTTGGTGATAGAAGAAAAGCTATGTTAGAAGATATAGCTATTCTTACTGGCGGTCAAGTTATCAGCGAAGATTTAGGTATGAAACTTGAAAATGCTGCTATCGAACAATTAGGAAGAGCTAAAAAAATCACTGTAGATAAAGAAAATACTACTATTGTTGAAGGTGCTGGAAGCAAAGAAGATGTTAAAAATAGAGTAGCTACTATTAAAAAACAAATAGAAGAAACTGACAGCGATTATGACAGAGAAAAATTACAAGAAAGATTAGCTAAACTTTCTGGCGGTGTTGCTGTTATCAATATAGGTGCTGCTACTGAAGTAGAAATGAAAGAGAAAAAAGCTAGAGTAGAAGATGCTTTATCTGCAACTCGTGCTGCTGTTGAAGAAGGTGTAATTCCTGGCGGCGGTATCACTTACTTACATGCTCAGCATAAATTAGAATCTTTAACTGTAGAAAACCCTGATGAACAAGTTGGTGTTAATATCGTTAAAAGAGCTATTGAAGAGCCTATAAGAATGATAGCTACAAATGCTGGTTTAGACGGTTCTGTTGTTGCTATTGAAGCTAAAAAACAAAAAGGCAATATGGGTTTCAATGCTC is a genomic window containing:
- the rpsU gene encoding 30S ribosomal protein S21; this encodes MSELVRVFANEGEPVESVIKRFRRACENEGILQDLKEKQFYKKPSLEKKLQREKALKRMKRKIKKERRLGLL
- the groL gene encoding chaperonin GroEL (60 kDa chaperone family; promotes refolding of misfolded polypeptides especially under stressful conditions; forms two stacked rings of heptamers to form a barrel-shaped 14mer; ends can be capped by GroES; misfolded proteins enter the barrel where they are refolded when GroES binds), which codes for MAAKQLLFDEEARRALMRGVDALANAVKVTLGPRGRNVVIDKKFGPPTIINDGVTIAKEIELEDPFENMGAQIVKEVATKTNDVAGDGTTTATVLAQAMVKEGLKNVTSGANPMLIKRGIEKAVSEIVAHIKSEAKQIKGKEEIAQVATISANNDKEIGSLISDAMEKVGKEGVITVEEAKSLETSLSLVEGMQFDRGYISPYFVTNGDSMTAELEDALLLIYDKKISNMKELLPILEKIAQTGKPFIIIAEDIENEALATLVLNKMRGVLNVCAVKAPGFGDRRKAMLEDIAILTGGQVISEDLGMKLENAAIEQLGRAKKITVDKENTTIVEGAGSKEDVKNRVATIKKQIEETDSDYDREKLQERLAKLSGGVAVINIGAATEVEMKEKKARVEDALSATRAAVEEGVIPGGGITYLHAQHKLESLTVENPDEQVGVNIVKRAIEEPIRMIATNAGLDGSVVAIEAKKQKGNMGFNALTNEWVDMLKAGIIDPAKVSRSALQNAASIASQVLTAEVIITDIPEPEKPMPPMPGGGMGGMY